DNA sequence from the Nocardia sp. BMG111209 genome:
CCACGACCCCGACCAGCGTTTCGCCCACACCAAACCCTGCGTCAGCAACCGCGCGACTTCTTCGTAACCCTGACCGGAGAACAAGCACATCGCCAGCACGAAATACACCACCACCCGCGGCGGCAGCAACCGGATCCGCTGCCCGGACCGGCCACACTCGTCCACCACACGATCCACCAACTCCGGCGGAAACGTCCGCGTCAACAACCCGATCGCGATCCGATCCGACAACCGCTCATCCGTCTCCAGCTTGACCTGCCCAGGCCGCGGCATCCCAACACCTCCCGGACACCGACCCTACCAACCGAAAACACTTAAGTCACTGGTATTGTGCCTAGCACCCATGCCACCGCGACCTGGGTGATGCGCTCGTCCAGCCAAGCGCTCACGGTGGCGGCGGTGCGCCTGAGTCCGCGCGCCTGGGTCCACTCCTGGCCCAGCCGCGCCCGCACCTCCGGCAGTCTTTGCAGTTGCTGGTTTAGATCTATCTCGATCGCATCGACCCGCTTCTTCAGGTCCGAAAGCAGTGCGGCGCTGTGGATCATACGTAACTGGCCACGCGGTGCGGGGAACAAACCATGGCACTCGGCCAGTCGGTACTGGCCATCACCCGATACTCGGCCTGTACCACATTCGATCGGGCCGCAAACCGGACCACTCGGTCGGCTGATGGCCAAAGCAATGGACACGGATCAGTCTGCACCACAACAGAATCCACTATCAGCGCCGCAAAATCATCCTGAGGAGCCGACCGGCAGTTACACCCCAACCTGACCAGTGACGATCATGCGGTGACTCCCGTATCGGTCGAGGGGGCGGCGCGGTGGACGTTGCGAATCCAGGACTCCGGCAAGGAGATCCATTCGTTGAGCGCGGACTGGTACGGCACCGCCGCCGCGCTCAGATGCGGCTGGCGCAGCGGGTCCGCCTGCGGGCACAACAGCCACAGACCGCCGCGGCCACGGCGAGCCTGCTCGGCCAGGCGGCCCAGTACCCCCATGGCGTCGTAACGAGCGAACACCAGGGTTTCGGTGAGCAGCAGCGGGCCGTCGCCGCCGATGTTGTCGGCGATCTCCGGCTCGATGCGTCCCCAGGCCGTGCGCACGTATTCCGAGAACTTCAGCGCGGAACGGGAACCCGGCTCGGCGACGTCCGCGCGCAGGATGGTGTCCCACGTGGGCTTGCTCCCGGGCGGAACCAGATCGTGCAGGACCGACAGGAACAGTGCTGTCGCCGACAGCGGCCTCGCCGAAAAACGCTCACGCAGTTCGACAACGGGGCGAATGCCGGCCGAGGCCGGGGATGTCAGCACCCGGAATCCGTCGCGCGGTGCGGCGCCGAGCAGCAGTTCTTCCGCACGCGCCGCCCGGGCCAGATCGGGGTCGTCGGAGTATGTGCTCGCCGCGCGCAAGGTGACAGCCGTGGACCAGCGCCGGGCGTGCACGGTGAAGCTGGACTGCCGATCGGAGTGCTCCGGGATGTAGCGCTGCACGCGGGTCTGCGGATGCGTCGCCACCACCAGCGCGAAACCGGCCTCGTGCAACGCTTTCGTCAGCTCCGGCGTGGGTTGGTCCCGGTCACTGCCTGCGATGGTCAGCTCCGGGAACCGCGCCAGGATCCGGTCGAACACCTGCTCTGCGCGCAAACCCGGTTGCTGGGCGAGCGGCACGCCCGCGGCCGGGGTGAGCAGGCCGGCCTGGGTCAGCCGGATCGCCCGCACCAGCGGCAGATCCCGCGGATAGATCTCGAGTCGCGGCGTCACGGCCGCATTCCGGGACGCGCCGACGGCAACCTGCACCAGCCGGCGGTCATCCCAGGTGAGGTTGCCCAGTGGCCGGTCGATGGCGCCGAGCCGGTCCAGCACGGTCGCCGCCGTCGGCAAAGTTTCCTGCGCGGCCAGGGCATCGGCCGTCTTGCCCAGGCGCAGTGCATAACTCGTCAATGCCGTGGCGGCCGGGGTACCGGGATCGGCGTCCTCGCGGGCTTCGAGTGCCAGTAGCACTACCGGATTGGCGCCAGTATCGCGCTTCTGGGCGACATACAGTTCCGCCTCGTCCGGGGCGAGCTGTTCCACTTCCACCACGACCCGCACCGCCGCCAAACCCAGGGCGCGGCGGTCGGCGCGGTCGTCCAGGCGGGTGCCGCGCCGGGCGACCAGCGCGTCGGCCAGTTCGGTCGCCGCCGCGATGCGGCCCATACCGGCCAGCAGCTCCAGCACCTGCGCGCGCAGCTCCTGTACCGCCGGATCCTTCTTCCATTGCTGCCGTTGGGCTTTCAGCAACTGGGCGACGCGACCGCCGGTCAGGCCGAGAGTGTCCGCAACGGCCGCCTGGGTCGGCCAGGCATCCAGCTCCGGAAGATCTCCCGCGCCGGGAATCCGCAGCAGTCGCGCGACCACGTCCACCTTGCTGGCGTTGGTGCTGTTGTTGTTGCGTTCCGGCACGAAGCGGGCGGCCAGGGTGTCCAGGCTCAGCGTGCGCAGCAGGCCCGCGCCCAGATCGGTTTGGGCAGCGGTGATTTCCTCCCGCGCCTCTTTTCGGGACGCCGGGGTGAGGGGAGCGGGTTCGGCGTTGCCGAGGCGGCGACCCCACTCCCGCAGCCGATCCTGGATCTCGCGGCGGGCGCGCGCCCCCAGGCCCGGAGCGTTGATCAACTTGTTGCGGCCGTAGTCCAGGAATTCACCGACGGTATTGACCTCGAGCCCGTACAGGAACTGCTCGGTGGCCGCCGTCAGCCCGGCCTGCGACAGGTGGGTATCGCGGGTCGCCTGGTCGGCGATCAGCCGCCGCTGATCCTCCGGCGACACCACATCCACGTCGGCCGGTGGCGCCGGATGCGCACTCAGCGGACGCGACGGCACCGACCGGGTCATGTCCAGGAAGACCTTGCGCCACGCATCGCGCATCGGCTTCAGATCCGAGAATCGTTGCGCCACATCGCGATGCAGGGCCTTGCGGAAGAACGCCACCAGGCCGTCGCGCACCGACGGGTCGAATGCGTCGGCGGCGACCTCCGGATACGGGAATTCCGCGGCGGACAGCTGACGGGGCAGCACGCTGCCGTCGCCCCATCGCGGCAGCTCCCCCGACGCCATCTCGTGCAGCGTCACCGCGAGGGCGTAGCGCTCGGCGTGCGCGTCGTACACCGAGCGGATCAGGGTACCGATGAACGGATCCAGATAGCCGTCGGTGCCGGCCTCGGTGTGCTTCACCGGGTAGCCCGCGAGCGAGAAATCGATGAGCACCAGCTCGCGAGTTCGGTTGGGGCGCACTCGAATCGCGATGTTGTCCGGTTTCAGGTCGCGGTGCCAGACGCCCTCGCCCTCGAGGAAATCGACGGCGGCGAACAGATAGTCGCTGTAGGTCTCGAGCCGGCCCACCTGCAATCGGCCGTTGTCGCGCAGTTCGCGCGCGACGGTCTCCTCGGTGCGGTGTCCCGGCCCCGATTCCAATCCCTGTTCGTCGCCGACATATTCGAGCACCAGAGCGCTGCGGCCGCCCAGCGTCAGCACATCGGGCTCGACCAGGTTGATCACGCCGGAGTGATGCCGCAGCGTGCGCAGCACGGCAGCCTCGCGGGTGAGCACCTCACCGCGGTCGTCCGACAGCGCTACCTTCAGCACCACATATGCCTTGGCGCCGCGCTTCTCCTCCGCTTGCAGATCGCGTACCAGCAGCGCACGGCTCGTCGAACCAGTGCCGAGACGGCGGCGCACCAACCAGCGGCCGTCCAGCACATCCTCCGGAACCGCTTCCAGCGGATCCTTTTCCGGTTCGGCGGGAGGCTCCTCGGGCGCGGTGAGTTTCTCCTCGACATTTTCGAGCAGCTCGAGGAATTCGCCCATGGAGGTAGGCCGTTGAGACGGTTGATAATCGGTGGCCAGCGCCACCAGCAGATCCAGTTCCAAGGGCACATTGTCGACCAATGCACCGGGCCGCAGCTCCGCACCGGATTCCAAGCGCGCCAGTAACTCCGCCGCGCTGGTGGCCGGTGCCTTACCCGTCACCACCAGGTAGGTGAGCAATCCCAGCCCGTAGACATCCAGCGCGATCGGGTCCGGGGCGAGCGCGCCCAGTTCGGGGGCGAGATAGGGATTCGAGGCGGTGGGCAGATGCTGCGCCGACAGGGTGGTCGGGGCATGGCGGGTCATGGTGTGCGCCGAGCCGGGCGACTGCTGGGTCGCCACATGCCAATCGGAGATCTGCAACAGTGGCTTGCTCCACCGCTCCGCCTCACTGTCACCGCGGCGGGGCACCACGTGAATCGAGCGAGCAGACAGCGCCCGGTGATACAGCCGCATCGAATGCGCCGACTTCAAGGTCTCCGTCAGCTGCCGGACCAGTTCGACCCGGTCGCCGAGGTCCAGCAGGTCACCGTGCTGGGTGAGGTAGTCGTCCAGGTGCAGGGTGTCGGGGTGGTAGCGGAAGATCAGGGCGGGACCCGCCGAATGGCCGGACGGGTCGAACTGGTCCAGCTGCACGGCACCGGGATGCCGGAACCTGCGCAGTACCACGGCTTCTCGCCGGGCCGCCGCGTCCACCGATTTGCGGATCTCCTCGTCCGCGCCGCGTTCGCGCAGATAGATCCGGATGCGTACCGGTTCGCGCAGCTCGGTGTGGGAGGCGAGATAGTCCTGCCAGGTCGGTCCGGCGTCGAAGGGTTTGCGCTCCAAGCGGTACGGGCCGACGGTGAAGTCGGCATCGCTGCGCCGGATGCCGATCTGTTCCAGTGCCTTCTTGACGGCTTTGGCGCGCTGGACACTGATGGTGTGCCCGACGTCCCGGACCGGTGCGTCGAGCCGGGCGAGCAGTTCCTTGATCGTGTGCGTGCTCGCCCGGTCGCCTGTCGAGACGTCGAAGCGCAGTCCGGGATTGGTCAGGCAGACCGCCGAGCCGACGAACACCCGGGCACCGTTGTCGGCGAGCAGCCCCGCCAGCTCCTTGCTCTTCTGGTTCGCCAGATGCAGCGGATTCTTGTGATACCTGCGGTTGCCGCGGACCGGGGTCTGCACCCAGTCGCCGCCCTCGGCGGTCAGGCGGCCGCTCCAGTCCTTGAGCTCGATCAGATACACCCCGTTCGGGGCGATCACCAGCAGGTCCACCTCACGGATATGGCCGGTGTTGGCGGTGAAGGTGAAGTTGGACCACGCGTACCACGGATCGACGTTCGGCAGTTGCGCCCGGATCGCTTCCAGCCCCCGGCGCTCGTGCTCGAAGTTCGACTCGGTGACCGTTGTCCACCGACCCTCGTCCATACGCGCGCAGTCCTGTTCTCGTTGTTCGCTGTGTTCGACTTGCCCTGCCCCACAGTCCGCCCCGGATGCCGCCGTAGCTGTCGCGGTGCCCAGCAAATCGGGCGATTCGCCGATTCCGATCGACCTCCTGGAAAACATTAGCTCGTCGAACCCGGGCCATGGGCCGTCTGCCATCCCTTTCGCCGGACGAGCCACATAGCACTGTCGCTGCGAGCACACGGCCAACGGTGCCTGATCACGTGCAGAGTCGTTGTCGTGGTTCGGCAGGCCACCTCCACCCTGCCCGGGGGAATGATCGGATGTGACTTCTCGTTTCGTCACCTCATTTGAGGTAACGTTTCGAGAAGTTGGCAGCGTCACGTGCGCAGGGAGGGATCAACGATGGTGCAGCCTCCGACCTACGAAGGGCCGCGTGCCGC
Encoded proteins:
- the pglW gene encoding BREX system serine/threonine kinase PglW; this translates as MDEGRWTTVTESNFEHERRGLEAIRAQLPNVDPWYAWSNFTFTANTGHIREVDLLVIAPNGVYLIELKDWSGRLTAEGGDWVQTPVRGNRRYHKNPLHLANQKSKELAGLLADNGARVFVGSAVCLTNPGLRFDVSTGDRASTHTIKELLARLDAPVRDVGHTISVQRAKAVKKALEQIGIRRSDADFTVGPYRLERKPFDAGPTWQDYLASHTELREPVRIRIYLRERGADEEIRKSVDAAARREAVVLRRFRHPGAVQLDQFDPSGHSAGPALIFRYHPDTLHLDDYLTQHGDLLDLGDRVELVRQLTETLKSAHSMRLYHRALSARSIHVVPRRGDSEAERWSKPLLQISDWHVATQQSPGSAHTMTRHAPTTLSAQHLPTASNPYLAPELGALAPDPIALDVYGLGLLTYLVVTGKAPATSAAELLARLESGAELRPGALVDNVPLELDLLVALATDYQPSQRPTSMGEFLELLENVEEKLTAPEEPPAEPEKDPLEAVPEDVLDGRWLVRRRLGTGSTSRALLVRDLQAEEKRGAKAYVVLKVALSDDRGEVLTREAAVLRTLRHHSGVINLVEPDVLTLGGRSALVLEYVGDEQGLESGPGHRTEETVARELRDNGRLQVGRLETYSDYLFAAVDFLEGEGVWHRDLKPDNIAIRVRPNRTRELVLIDFSLAGYPVKHTEAGTDGYLDPFIGTLIRSVYDAHAERYALAVTLHEMASGELPRWGDGSVLPRQLSAAEFPYPEVAADAFDPSVRDGLVAFFRKALHRDVAQRFSDLKPMRDAWRKVFLDMTRSVPSRPLSAHPAPPADVDVVSPEDQRRLIADQATRDTHLSQAGLTAATEQFLYGLEVNTVGEFLDYGRNKLINAPGLGARARREIQDRLREWGRRLGNAEPAPLTPASRKEAREEITAAQTDLGAGLLRTLSLDTLAARFVPERNNNSTNASKVDVVARLLRIPGAGDLPELDAWPTQAAVADTLGLTGGRVAQLLKAQRQQWKKDPAVQELRAQVLELLAGMGRIAAATELADALVARRGTRLDDRADRRALGLAAVRVVVEVEQLAPDEAELYVAQKRDTGANPVVLLALEAREDADPGTPAATALTSYALRLGKTADALAAQETLPTAATVLDRLGAIDRPLGNLTWDDRRLVQVAVGASRNAAVTPRLEIYPRDLPLVRAIRLTQAGLLTPAAGVPLAQQPGLRAEQVFDRILARFPELTIAGSDRDQPTPELTKALHEAGFALVVATHPQTRVQRYIPEHSDRQSSFTVHARRWSTAVTLRAASTYSDDPDLARAARAEELLLGAAPRDGFRVLTSPASAGIRPVVELRERFSARPLSATALFLSVLHDLVPPGSKPTWDTILRADVAEPGSRSALKFSEYVRTAWGRIEPEIADNIGGDGPLLLTETLVFARYDAMGVLGRLAEQARRGRGGLWLLCPQADPLRQPHLSAAAVPYQSALNEWISLPESWIRNVHRAAPSTDTGVTA